One window of Medicago truncatula cultivar Jemalong A17 chromosome 2, MtrunA17r5.0-ANR, whole genome shotgun sequence genomic DNA carries:
- the LOC25486204 gene encoding aspartic proteinase, which produces MGNKLNVVVLCLCLWTLLFSLVSCAPNEGLRRIGLKKNKLEPKNLLGSKGCESSWSSIRNYASKNILGGAGEADVVALKNYLDAQYYGEISIGTPPQTFTVIFDTGSSNTWVPSVKCYFSLACLVHAKYKSSQSSTYKPNGTHAAIQYGTGAVSGFFSYDNVKVGDVVVKDVEFIEATREPGLTFVAAKFDGLLGLGFQEISVGNAVPIWYKMVKQGLVKDPVFSFWLNRNPNEEQGGELVFGGVDPAHFKGEHTYVPVTRKGYWQFAMGDVLIDGKPTGYCANDCSAIADSGTSLLAGPTTVITMINQAIGASGVYSQECRTVVDQYGHSILQLLVAEAQPKKVCSQIGLCTFDGTQGISMGIQSVVEQTDRISSGGHQDATCSVCEMAVVWMQNQLKQNQTEERIINYADSLCDKMPNPLGQSSVDCAKISSMPKVSFTIGGKKFDLAPEEYILKVGEGAAAQCISGFTALDVPPPRGPLWILGDIFMGRYHTVFDYGKLRVGFAEAA; this is translated from the exons ATGGGAAACAAGTTGAATGTGGTGGTgttatgtttgtgtttgtggACACTCTTGTTTTCTCTTGTTTCCTGTGCACCAAATGAAGGGTTGCGTAGGATCGGTTTGAAAAAGAACAAACTGGAACCCAAAAACTTGTTGGGGTCGAAGGGTTGTGAATCATCATGGTCTTCCATTAGGAATTATGCTTCCAAAAACATCCTTGGAGGAGCTGGAGAAGCTGATGTTGTTGCATTGAAGAATTACTTGGATGCTCAGTACTATGGTGAAATATCCATTGGTACTCCTCCTCAGACTTTTACTGTGATTTTCGATACTGGTAGCTCTAATACTTGGGTGCCATCAGTTAAATGTTACTTCTCG CTTGCATGTTTAGTCCATGCTAAGTACAAGTCTAGCCAGTCAAGTACCTACAAGCCAAATG GGACTCATGCTGCAATTCAGTATGGTACTGGAGCAGTTTCTGGCTTCTTTAGCTACGACAATGTAAAAGTTGGCGATGTAGTTGTGAAGGACGTG GAATTTATTGAAGCGACTAGAGAGCCTGGACTTACATTTGTCGCGGCTAAGTTTGATGGTTTGCTTGGACTTGGATTTCAAGAGATATCAGTTGGAAATGCTGTCCCAATATG GTACAAAATGGTTAAACAAGGTCTTGTTAAGGATCCTGTATTTTCATTTTGGCTCAATCGTAATCCGAATGAGGAGCAAGGAGGTGAGCTTGTTTTTGGTGGTGTTGATCCTGCTCACTTCAAGGGCGAACATACTTACGTGCCTGTGACGCGAAAAGGATATTGGCAG TTTGCAATGGGAGATGTTCTTATTGATGGAAAACCCACTG GATATTGTGCTAATGATTGTTCAGCAATAGCAGACTCAGGGACGTCTTTGTTGGCAGGTCCAACG ACTGTAATTACTATGATAAACCAAGCAATTGGAGCATCTGGAGTTTACAGTCAAGAATGCAGGACTGTTGTTGATCAATATGGACATTCAATTTTGCAATTGCTCGTGGCTGAA GCACAGCCAAAAAAGGTCTGCTCCCAAATTGGGTTGTGCACATTTGATGGCACTCAGGGTATTAG TATGGGTATCCAGAGTGTGGTGGAACAGACTGATAGAATATCATCCGGTGGTCATCAAGATGCTACTTGTTCTGTATGCGAGATGGCTGTTGTCTGGATGCAGAACCAGCTGAAGCAGAATCAAACAGAAGAGCGGATAATAAACTACGCCGATTCG CTTTGTGACAAAATGCCTAACCCATTGGGACAATCATCTGTTGATTGTGCAAAGATCTCTTCCATGCCTAAAGTTTCCTTCACCATTGGTGGCAAAAAATTTGACCTTGCCCCAGAAGAG TACATATTGAAGGTGGGTGAAGGTGCTGCAGCCCAATGCATTAGTGGCTTTACTGCTTTGGATGTTCCTCCTCCACGTGGCCCACTCTG GATCCTTGGAGATATCTTCATGGGGCGCTATCATACAGTCTTTGACTATGGTAAACTCAGAGTTGGATTTGCCGAAGCAGCATAG
- the LOC25486205 gene encoding uncharacterized protein: MAMSLWLQMHRVIRNGSVNLISTHPHSSAYFSSRSYSKSTPYVVKVGIPEFLNGIGKGVESHVAKLDSEIGDFQKLLVTRTLKLKKLGIPCKHRKLILKHAHKYRLGLWRPRAEPIKA, translated from the exons ATGGCAATGTCGTTATGGTTGCAGATGCACAGAGTCATAAGAAACGGAAGTGTTAATTTGATTTCCACACACCCACATTCTTCGGCTTACTTTTCTTCGAGATCCTACTCCAAATCAACACCATACGTTG TCAAGGTTGGAATACCGGAATTTCTTAATGGAATTGGAAAGGGAGTCGAATCTCATGTCGCTAAGCTCGATTCTGAAATTGGTGACTTCCAGAAGCTTCTGGTTACTCGAACCCTCAAACTCAAGAAGCTTGGTATTCCTTGCAAACAT AGGAAGCTAATATTGAAACATGCACACAAGTACAGGCTTGGATTATGGAGGCCACGTGCTGAGCCGATCAAAGCATGA